The following DNA comes from Synechococcus sp. CC9616.
GACCGGTTTCGCCTACGACCGACACACCCGACTGGACAACAACTACGCCGAGTTCTGCTGGTTCACCCATCGCACCCACGGAGTCCGACGAGGAGGAGCGGCAGCGGTGGATCTCGCCTTTGTGGCCTGCGGTCGCCAGGACGGTTACTGGGAGCGGGGCCTGGCCCCATGGGATCTGGCAGCTGGCGTTGCCTTGGTGGAGATGGCTGGCGGCATCGTGAGCGGATATCAAGGTCAAACCTTTGACATCAGTACCGGCCGGGTTCTTGCCTCTGGTCCTGATCTTCATCAACAGATGGTGGAGGGACTTGCCCAGGTCAATCCATTGAGCGGAGCCAGTTACGGAGCCCCGGAGATCCAGGCGATGGGATCCTGAGTACCTCATCAATACTCTAAACCTGGCAATGGCTGATCAGCAATAAAAAAGATCGCGGTATGTTTGGCTGTCTGATTGAATGAGAACTCTTACTTTCAACTCAAAATATTGCAACCCTGATCAGCTGATTTTCTTGTATTTCAGTGCACTGGAGATCACAACAGTAACGAACGACAGGAATATCGGACAAGGGCCTGAATACAATCAAGAATAAGCATTACTTCATCCCATTTTCAAAAGCATGATTGATCAAAATTTTCCTCTAACAGGCATGAGATAGGCAATCACAATGCTATCCAATTATCCCGATCAAACGTCAAAAGTTGAAGCACGGCACTAGCAACAAAGGCAGGAGCTTATGACACATCCTCTGAAGCCATCACCTTGGCCTTATTCCTAATGGCTTTGTTTGGACAGACAGGTTGAGAACCCTTGTCACAACTGGAGTGTTACTGTCTGCCGAAGTTCAGACTGAACAGCTGACCCATGGCGCTGCAACCCGCCGCCGGCGCACGGGATCTCAACCCTCTTCAGGTGGAAAGCAACCGCGTGCTCAGCGAGCGGCTTGCTGCGGTGTATCGCCTTTGGGGATACGACGAAGTGTCGCCCCCGAGGGTTGAACGTCTCGACACCTTGATGGCAGGTGGTGCAATCGCCATCCAGGACGTCGTCCGACTGGTGGCCGATGATCCGCTTGGGCTGCGACCGGAAATGACTGCGTCCATTGCCCGGGCAGCATGCACGCGCCTGGCGGCACGGTCGCGACCACTGCGCCTTTGGGCCTCAGGAACTGTGTTCCAGAGCCGCTCCGCCGACGAAGGAGGCCAGTTCATTGAAGAGAACCTCCACAGCGGAGTGGAGTTGTTCGGGGTCAAGAGCATCGAAGCCGAGATGGAGTTGCTCTCGCTTCTCATCGCTGCGGTGAAAACCCTGGATCTGACGGATGCTCAACGTCCGCAACTGCTCTTTGGCCACACCGCGCTGATGGATCTGGTCCTGAAGCCCTACGTCGGTGACCTTCGGGAAGCCATCCGCTCCGCATTGGTTCGCTACGACCGTCTCGCGATTGAGGCGATGGACCTAACTGCGGAGCAACGCAAGTTGCTGTTGCTCCTGCTTGACAGCCGTGGTGAGCCACAACAGCAGCTGAGCCAACTGGACACTCTGTTCGGAAATCAACCGGTGTTTCGCGATCTGATGCGTCTCAGCCAACTGTTGGAACCAGCGGCGCAAGCCCTGGGATTACGACTGCAGCTGGACACCACCTTTCAGCCGGAATTCAAGCTTTACAACGGATTGGTGTTTCAGCTGGTCTGTCAGGGCAAAGCAGCACCTGTTGTGATCGCCCGTGGAGGGCGTTACGACGATCTGGTTTATCGCTGCGGAGCCAGAGGCGATCAAGCGGCTGGGGTCGGCTTCAGCTTCGCCATCGACCCGATCCGGGAACTTCTCAGCGAGACCCCCAGACATCCGCAGCATGAAGCCATTGTGCTGGTGGCTTTTTCAGCCGAGAGCTCTCTGGAATCCGCTCTCCAGCATCAAAGCCAATGGCACCAAAAGGGTTGTCGCGCCTACGTTGAGCTCACCCCTGTCGCCAATCGCCTAGCCGCGGAAGAGATGGCCAGGGTGCGTCGAGCCGATCAGCTGGATTGGATCGATTCTTAGAGTCGGTTGTCTTCCGCAAATCAGAGATGCCCCACACCATTGTCACGGATGTGTGCGAGGGAGTGGCTGATTGTGTCGATGCCTGCCCGGTGGCCTGCATCGATCAGGGCAACGGCAAGAACAGCAAGGGAACGGATTTTTACTGGATCAACTTCGAAACCTGCATCGACTGCGGGATCTGCCAGCAGGTCTGCCCCGTTGAAGGGGCGATCCTGGCGGAGGAACGTCCCGATCTTCAGAAGGCTGGCTGAACGGAAGGTACGGAGACCTCACCCCCTGAAACGCTTGAGGGGCTGCAGCACCGATTCCTAAGGTCGGATTTTCGCGCTGTAACCATGCCGGTGATGGACGAGCAGGGTCAGATTCAGATCCACACCGAGAACATCTTCCCGATCATCAAGAAGGCCGTCTATTCCGGCCATGAAGTGTTCCTGAGGGAACTCGTCAGTAACGGTGTCGATGCCATCAACAAACGCCGGATGGCTGCCATGGGAGGCGACTGCAGCGAAGGCGATGAGGGAGTGATCCAGATCCGCATCGACCGGGAAGCCAAGACGGTCACAATTTCTGACAACGGCATCGGCATGACCGCCGATGAAGTGAAGCGCTACATCAATCAAGTGGCCTTCTCAAGTGCCGAAGATTTTCTTGAAAAATACAAACAGGAGAGCGACGCAATCATTGGTCACTTCGGCCTTGGCTTTTATTCAAGCTTCATGGTGGCTGAACGCGTAGAGCTGTTGACGCAATCGGCTCGGCCAGACAGTGAAGCCGTGCGATGGAGCTGCGACGGATCACCCAATTTCAGTCTCACCGCATCTGAACGGGATGCCGCTGGGACAGACATCATCTTGCATTTGATGGAGGATGAACTCGAATATCTCGAGCCAAGTCGCTTGCGAACGCTGATCAATACCTACTGCGATTTCATGGCAGTTCCGGTTCAGCTGGAAGGGGAAACAGTTAACAAACGCGATGCTCCCTGGAGAAAGAGCGCACGTGATCTGAAAGATCAGGATTATATCGATCTTTACCGCTATCTCTATCCATTTCAGGGAGATCCTCTTCTCTGGGTCCACCTGAATACCGATTATCCCTACAACCTCCAGGGCATTCTCTTCTTCCCCAGACAAAGCGGTCGTGCTGATTGGGAAAAAGGTGAAATCAAGTTGTATTGCAATCAGGTCTTCGTCAGTGACTCAATCAAGGAGGTCGTCCCCCGTTATCTGCTGCCGCTCCGTGGCGTCATCGACTCCCCGGATATTCCTTTGAATGTCAGTCGAAGTGCCCTGCAGACCGATCGACGCGTGCGCTCAATCGGCAACTTCGTCGCCAAAAAAGTGGCCGATCGCCTGCGCAACCTCAAACAGGACGACCCAACGGCCTATGCAGATGCCTG
Coding sequences within:
- a CDS encoding ferredoxin family protein, which translates into the protein MPHTIVTDVCEGVADCVDACPVACIDQGNGKNSKGTDFYWINFETCIDCGICQQVCPVEGAILAEERPDLQKAG
- the htpG gene encoding molecular chaperone HtpG, whose protein sequence is MPVMDEQGQIQIHTENIFPIIKKAVYSGHEVFLRELVSNGVDAINKRRMAAMGGDCSEGDEGVIQIRIDREAKTVTISDNGIGMTADEVKRYINQVAFSSAEDFLEKYKQESDAIIGHFGLGFYSSFMVAERVELLTQSARPDSEAVRWSCDGSPNFSLTASERDAAGTDIILHLMEDELEYLEPSRLRTLINTYCDFMAVPVQLEGETVNKRDAPWRKSARDLKDQDYIDLYRYLYPFQGDPLLWVHLNTDYPYNLQGILFFPRQSGRADWEKGEIKLYCNQVFVSDSIKEVVPRYLLPLRGVIDSPDIPLNVSRSALQTDRRVRSIGNFVAKKVADRLRNLKQDDPTAYADAWEALAPFVKIGAMEDDKFADQIAELILFGTTASAGEGEDPDPIGSGDKSFTTLAGYRARLSADHSNRILYSTDDLAQASALNLWTSQGAEVLKLETVIDTQFIPWLESRHDDLKFQRVDAELDDSFQDDQTELSDHDGTTQSETLRTLLKDALENDKVTIQVQSLKADNAPPTMILLPEQMRRLNDMGALIEQRLPGLPDHHVLLVNRRHPLVEGLLKLKSGSVLVGSGETSPSEQLAKDLGRHLYDMARLGVGGLEPNELAGFQTRSAELMGALMQRSV
- a CDS encoding ATP phosphoribosyltransferase regulatory subunit: MALQPAAGARDLNPLQVESNRVLSERLAAVYRLWGYDEVSPPRVERLDTLMAGGAIAIQDVVRLVADDPLGLRPEMTASIARAACTRLAARSRPLRLWASGTVFQSRSADEGGQFIEENLHSGVELFGVKSIEAEMELLSLLIAAVKTLDLTDAQRPQLLFGHTALMDLVLKPYVGDLREAIRSALVRYDRLAIEAMDLTAEQRKLLLLLLDSRGEPQQQLSQLDTLFGNQPVFRDLMRLSQLLEPAAQALGLRLQLDTTFQPEFKLYNGLVFQLVCQGKAAPVVIARGGRYDDLVYRCGARGDQAAGVGFSFAIDPIRELLSETPRHPQHEAIVLVAFSAESSLESALQHQSQWHQKGCRAYVELTPVANRLAAEEMARVRRADQLDWIDS